The following coding sequences lie in one Chanos chanos chromosome 4, fChaCha1.1, whole genome shotgun sequence genomic window:
- the tmem14a gene encoding transmembrane protein 14A: MDWLGFGYAAALAFGGFMGYRRKGSVMSLVAGLFFGSISAYGAYRVTNDPRDIWTSLISSGALTVVMGIRFKKSGKLMPAGIMAGLSLLMVLRLLILVAA; encoded by the exons ATGGACTGGCTGGGGTTCGGCTATGCTGCAGCTCTTGCTTTTGGAGGCTTCATGGGCTACAGGAGAAAAG GAAGTGTGATGTCACTGGTTGCTGGACTTTTCTTCGGTAGCATATCTGCATATGGGGCCTACAGGGTAACAAACGACCCACGTGATATTTGGACGTCGTTAA tttCTTCAGGAGCACTGACAGTTGTGATGGGAATAAGATTCAAGAAATCTGGGAAATTAATGCCTGCAGGGATTATGGCAGGATTAAG TCTCTTGATGGTTCTGCGGCTTCTTATCCTGGTTGCTGCGTGA